In Mastigocladopsis repens PCC 10914, a single window of DNA contains:
- a CDS encoding cellulose biosynthesis cyclic di-GMP-binding regulatory protein BcsB, with product MKQLFHSQLSTKAIIFTSCLLLFPGSLTSAQAQNKEDLQQQDSQSREFFQQQKYPGQQRQQQTILLAQATQPKADRKDKEDKKEAADAKNLITYNLEFNRSPIVGNRLRLRGINAEGRLGFNRPRGWKIAKVQALIRFQHSPSLYAKRSNLTVLVNDTAVGSVSLNREQSQVAQVLININPKLLQDYNEIKFVAQQNSSQECTDPHDPELWTEILPDSKLIFSFQRQPIPLNFSRYPYPFFDQLGLETNRIVYLQPSQTSQYWLTAAARLQAVFGRLADFRPIETSLVSNIGSVKPEQRLVIIGTPSEQPVLASLKLPLSVAGTEILDINEKPVPEDTGVLIATTTKKEGGTPVLIATGNGPKGVAKAVQFLVQPDLRKMGTGSVVFVNQVKEVIAPEPRQWPRYIPEENNFRLSDMKTPLNGEPFGDVAVRGSAAPPIEIDFHALPDDRFVRGSSMNLVYSYGPQMNSRTSALEVLLDGKYIGGARLTSDSGETRQSLRVDLPAHLLRPNSLLQIFFRMNPKEPFDKQNCISAPDQQLIGTLHAETSFDLKRETSVQLPDLGLLQFGFPFAAPQDLSKTAIVLPQSPSNTDILTLLALSERLGRLSQADSVKLQVYKPESIPDSVRKNEHLVGIGTRDKFPFPEVFKSTGLNLSQAFSRVSAQGTIQTPQDSQGMIKQIISPWSKERTILALTAQTETGLERVRQVVNQDSLFFQLKQDTVLIGSDKKNPAPYEPDAYQLEFFRSASSRTRVENTNLLSKTSRLLQENWLLLPVGIVGVSLLLYGIVQLYLKRLALADRN from the coding sequence ATGAAGCAGTTATTCCACTCCCAACTCAGTACAAAAGCAATTATTTTTACTTCTTGCTTATTACTGTTTCCTGGTTCATTGACCAGCGCTCAAGCTCAGAATAAAGAAGATTTGCAACAGCAGGATTCGCAGTCTCGAGAATTTTTCCAGCAGCAAAAGTATCCAGGGCAACAGCGGCAACAGCAGACTATTTTGTTAGCTCAAGCAACTCAACCCAAAGCTGACCGCAAAGACAAGGAAGACAAAAAAGAGGCTGCTGATGCAAAGAATCTAATAACGTACAACCTCGAATTTAATCGCAGTCCGATTGTTGGTAACCGTTTGCGCCTACGAGGAATTAATGCGGAAGGTCGTCTTGGCTTTAACCGTCCTCGTGGCTGGAAAATCGCAAAGGTGCAAGCTTTAATTCGGTTCCAGCACTCACCATCACTCTATGCCAAACGTTCTAACCTAACGGTACTCGTCAATGACACTGCTGTAGGCAGCGTATCGCTCAACCGCGAACAGTCCCAAGTCGCGCAGGTGCTCATCAATATCAATCCTAAACTGCTTCAGGATTACAACGAAATTAAGTTTGTAGCGCAGCAGAATAGCTCACAAGAATGTACTGACCCTCATGACCCCGAATTGTGGACGGAGATTCTGCCAGATTCTAAATTAATTTTTAGTTTCCAACGGCAGCCGATTCCCCTCAACTTTAGCCGCTATCCCTATCCCTTCTTTGATCAACTAGGCTTAGAAACTAATCGTATTGTTTACTTACAACCAAGTCAGACGAGTCAATACTGGTTGACAGCAGCAGCTCGTTTGCAGGCAGTATTTGGCAGACTTGCAGATTTTCGCCCAATAGAAACGAGCCTGGTTTCTAATATAGGTAGTGTGAAGCCTGAACAACGGCTGGTCATTATTGGTACTCCTAGCGAACAACCGGTTTTAGCCTCTTTGAAATTACCCCTTTCTGTTGCTGGTACTGAAATTCTCGATATTAATGAAAAGCCAGTTCCAGAGGACACAGGGGTGTTAATTGCAACCACGACTAAAAAAGAGGGTGGCACCCCCGTCTTGATTGCGACTGGTAATGGACCAAAAGGTGTGGCTAAGGCAGTACAGTTTTTGGTGCAGCCTGACTTGCGAAAAATGGGCACGGGTTCAGTCGTTTTTGTCAATCAAGTTAAGGAAGTGATAGCACCTGAACCTCGACAGTGGCCTCGTTATATTCCAGAGGAAAATAACTTTAGACTCAGCGACATGAAAACACCGCTTAATGGTGAGCCGTTTGGTGATGTGGCGGTACGTGGTTCAGCAGCACCGCCTATTGAAATTGATTTCCACGCCTTACCTGATGACAGATTTGTGCGTGGCAGTTCTATGAACTTAGTTTATAGCTATGGTCCGCAGATGAACTCCAGAACCTCGGCGCTAGAAGTGTTACTCGACGGTAAATACATCGGTGGCGCACGTCTAACTTCAGACTCTGGAGAAACTCGCCAAAGCTTGAGAGTTGATTTACCAGCGCACTTACTACGCCCCAACTCTCTACTCCAGATATTCTTCCGGATGAATCCCAAAGAACCATTTGACAAGCAAAATTGTATTAGCGCACCAGACCAACAATTAATAGGTACACTTCATGCTGAAACTAGCTTCGATTTAAAACGGGAAACTTCCGTACAGCTACCAGATTTGGGTTTGTTGCAATTTGGTTTTCCGTTTGCTGCACCTCAAGATTTATCTAAAACGGCGATCGTTTTGCCACAAAGCCCGTCTAATACAGATATACTCACCTTGCTTGCGTTGAGTGAACGCCTGGGGCGGCTCAGTCAAGCAGATTCTGTAAAACTCCAGGTTTATAAGCCCGAATCAATTCCTGACTCAGTTCGCAAGAATGAGCATCTTGTAGGAATTGGTACGCGAGACAAGTTTCCTTTCCCTGAAGTCTTTAAATCCACTGGCTTAAACTTGAGCCAAGCATTCTCCCGTGTATCGGCTCAAGGTACGATTCAAACCCCACAAGATTCACAAGGAATGATTAAGCAAATTATTTCTCCTTGGAGCAAGGAGCGAACTATTCTGGCATTAACAGCTCAAACGGAAACTGGCTTAGAGCGAGTGCGCCAAGTAGTCAATCAAGACTCGTTATTTTTCCAACTCAAACAGGATACAGTGCTGATTGGCAGCGATAAGAAAAATCCGGCTCCTTACGAGCCAGATGCTTATCAACTAGAGTTTTTCCGCAGTGCTTCCTCAAGAACTCGTGTAGAAAATACCAATTTACTCAGTAAGACATCGCGCTTGCTCCAGGAAAATTGGCTACTCCTACCTGTTGGTATTGTTGGTGTGTCGCTTCTACTTTATGGTATTGTCCAGTTGTATTTAAAGCGCCTTGCTCTTGCTGATAGGAATTAA
- a CDS encoding glycosyl hydrolase family 8, protein MPLNSSEISVFLAALPKSTPNRELLAQSWETYRQRFIQDDGRVIDYEASDRSTSEGQAYAMLRAVLINDPATFALTLNWGENNLQRQINSKRTDNLWAWKWGRNTDGNWGAIDSNFASDGDIDAITALILASRRWNRPEYLDLAKAKLQDLWNLSTAVGHEGKRYLLPGPVAAFVPNASTLYLNPSYFAPYAFRLFAQVDPKHDWLSLVDTSYEVLEKSAPLSAVGLPSDWVAQDTKTGTYQSLPQSSQLQTLYGFDAYRVWWRLSLDAAWFKSPQARRYLQTRSQYLQKLWREQSRLPARIDLKGKGLVDYEATSQYAMLYTAWDLVEPRLAQELFMKKVLPQYKQGIWDDKSAYYTQNLAWLGILPPSVLPQQLLKAK, encoded by the coding sequence ATGCCATTGAATAGTAGCGAAATCTCAGTATTTCTCGCTGCTTTACCTAAATCCACTCCTAACCGAGAGTTGCTAGCCCAAAGTTGGGAAACCTACCGCCAGAGATTTATCCAGGATGATGGGCGGGTTATTGATTATGAAGCGAGCGATCGCTCCACAAGTGAAGGTCAGGCATATGCCATGTTGCGAGCAGTACTGATCAATGACCCTGCAACTTTTGCCTTGACCTTGAACTGGGGAGAAAATAACCTTCAGCGACAAATAAACAGCAAACGGACAGACAACTTGTGGGCGTGGAAGTGGGGACGAAATACAGATGGTAACTGGGGTGCGATCGATAGCAACTTTGCTAGTGATGGTGATATTGATGCCATTACTGCTCTGATTCTTGCCTCTCGACGTTGGAATCGTCCTGAATACCTCGACCTAGCAAAAGCTAAACTGCAAGATTTGTGGAACCTTTCCACCGCAGTAGGACACGAGGGTAAGCGCTATTTGCTACCAGGTCCTGTGGCTGCATTTGTTCCGAATGCCTCAACCCTTTACCTCAACCCCTCTTACTTCGCTCCCTATGCTTTTCGGTTATTTGCCCAAGTAGATCCGAAGCATGATTGGTTGAGCTTGGTAGACACCAGCTACGAAGTCCTAGAAAAATCAGCGCCACTTTCCGCCGTTGGTTTGCCCAGTGACTGGGTAGCCCAAGATACCAAAACAGGGACATACCAATCCTTACCGCAGTCTAGCCAACTTCAGACTCTGTATGGCTTTGATGCTTATCGAGTTTGGTGGCGTTTGTCGCTAGATGCTGCATGGTTCAAATCACCGCAAGCGCGACGCTATCTCCAAACACGCAGTCAATATCTGCAAAAGCTGTGGCGCGAACAATCGCGTTTACCAGCACGCATTGACCTGAAGGGCAAAGGATTGGTGGATTATGAAGCAACATCGCAATACGCTATGCTTTACACCGCTTGGGACTTAGTAGAACCACGGCTAGCTCAGGAGTTATTTATGAAGAAAGTGCTACCTCAATACAAACAGGGCATTTGGGATGACAAATCTGCTTATTATACACAAAATTTGGCTTGGTTAGGTATATTGCCTCCCTCAGTACTTCCGCAGCAACTCCTAAAAGCGAAGTAG